From Camelina sativa cultivar DH55 chromosome 20, Cs, whole genome shotgun sequence, the proteins below share one genomic window:
- the LOC104772581 gene encoding uncharacterized protein LOC104772581 has translation MSSSDPYAYFRSWMDKPRYNEEMGKLTEEFKEGLRQFMLFASNQSITRETGTMSCPCPKCRNYKNLEVSLVKKHLFRDGFMPGYKIWFSHGESESMVDYGSTSQHYIPDSVEEPPIEVDVDAANMSLYDGCKKGHSPLSAATRLMGTKTDWNLSEGCVDAITDFVKEILPENNLSPASYYEVHKLVAGLGLPYQDTSGRVPIPYKRMWYLPLAERLKRLYQSERTVGAMRWHAEHTSDGVIAHPSDAEAQKHFQSVYPGFAYEPRNVYLGLSTDGFNPFGKHGRQYSLWPVIVTPYNLPPSLCMKREFLFLTILDPGPDHPKKSLDVFLQPLIYELQMLWEHGVKAIFQPMLKHGRKTSWFDCHRRWLPEDHPYHWSTTLFKKNKQVVDSPPPEYSGEEILNQLRDFGAEKTAV, from the exons ATGTCTTCTTCAGATCCTTATGCTTATTTTCGTTCATGGATGGATAAACCTAGATACAATGAAGAGATGGGCAAACTTACAGAAGAGTTCAAGGAAGGTCTTAGACAATTCATGTTATTCGCGTCAAACCAGAGCATAACGCGAGAAACAGGTACTATGTCTTGTCCTTGTCCAAAATGTCGGAATTACAAAAATCTGGAGGTATCATTAGTAAAGAAGCATTTGTTTAGGGATGGATTTATGCCGGGTTATAAGATATGGTTTTCGCATGGAGAAAGTGAATCAATGGTAGATTATGGTAGTACTAGTCAACATTATATTCCGGATAGTGTAGAAGAACCACCGATAGAAGTAGACGTAG ATGCAGCAAATATGTCATTGTATGATGGTTGTAAGAAGGGTCATTCACCATTATCAGCTGCAACTAGGTTGATGGGCACAAAGACGGATTGGAATTTATCAGAGGGTTGTGTGGATGCGATTACTGattttgtgaaagaaatttTGCCAGAGAATAATCTTTCACCAGCTTCGTACTATGAGGTGCACAAACTCGTAGCTGGACTTGGTTTGCCATATCAG GACACAAGTGGAAGAGTTCCCATACCATATAAAAGGATGTGGTATTTACCGTTGGCAGAGAGGTTGAAAAGATTGTATCAGTCAGAGCGTACAGTAGgagcaatgagatggcatgcagaacatACATCAGACGGTGTAATTGCGCACCCATCGGATGCAGAAGCACAGAAACATTTTCAGTCAGTCTATCCTGGCTTCGCGTATGAGCCAAGGAACGTTTATCTTGGTTTGTCTACAGATGGTTTTAATCCTTTTGGGAAACATGGGAGGCAATATTCATTGTGGCCAGTTATCGTGACACCTTATAATTTGCCGCCATCTTTGTGTATGAAACGGGAGTTTCTTTTTCTCACCATTCTTGATCCAGGTCCAGATCATCCGAAGAAATCACTTGATGTTTTTTTGCAGCCATTGATATATGAGTTACAAATGTTATGGGAACATGGTGTGAAAGCGATTTTCCAGCCTATG CTGAAACACGGACGTAAAAcgagttggtttgattgtcacaGACGATGGCTCCCTGAAGATCATCCTTATCATTGGAGCACCACattatttaaaaagaacaaacaagtcGTTGATAGTCCACCTCCTGAGTATTCTGGCGAAGAAATTTTGAATCAGTTAAGAGATTTTGGTGCTGAGAAGACAGCGGTTTGA